GCGGCTGGTCCGGCCGGATCGGCGGCTATGGCTACGGCATGGGCCATTCCGGCATGGGGATCGGCGGCGTCGTTCTGGTGGTGTTGCTCGTCCTGCTGCTTCTTGGCAAACTGTAAACCATATAAGTCACTGTAATTGCTTAATTTTCCGCAGTTGCGGACCTGCCATGCGTGGATTCATCATCTCCCATCGCAGGGGTCGCATTTCTGTCAAAACGGCCTATATTAGAGGACGAAAATGCGATGTGCGGCGGGCCCACCCGATCGTGGCCCCCCGCCTTGCCAAACCCCACGCGCTTAAAGCCCCAGACAAGATCACGAGGTCTTTGACCATGCGTCCACTGCGTCCGTTCAACTTCAACACCTCCGCCGAGCTCTTCCCCGCCGCGATCCGCAAGAAGAAGCGCGCAGGCTTCACCTATCGTCGGTTCGGCACCGCGGCCGAAGCTGTGCAATTCGCGATGGAGCAGTTGCCGACGGATTCGCTGAACGGCGCGTATCTCCAGGTCGAGGAAGCCCGTTTCGATCAGAACGGCATTCGCTCGCTCTATGAGAGCGAGGCATTCCCGCTGCCGCGCCACCGCAAGCCGGAACCGGTCGCCGAGGCCGACGCCGACGCGGCATAAATTTTCTTAAAGCCTCCGATGTACGGAGAAAGCGCGATGGCCGAAAGGCTGTCGCGCTTTTTGCGTTTTTTAGTTCTCCCTCTCCCGCTTGCGGGAGTGGGCTGGGATGAGGGTGTCTCCTCGATCGAGAACCCCAAGAGGCGAAAGTCCTCACCCGGCGCCGACCTCTCCCGCAAGCGGGAGAGGTGCACCGAGCCTGACGCTCGCCCCCTCAATCAAGATTCTTCCAGCTTTACATCCGCGGCTGCTTGTCGAGCCAGCGGCGCAAGAGGCGCACGTTGCGCATGTTGGCGCGGAACATAACGTCGAAGGCGTCGCCGACGAACGGCACGATACCAACCACGCCGTCGACGGCGACATTGCCGAGCATCCGCGCGGTGATGTACCAGGGCGCACCCAAGGCACGGGCCTCGCGCACCAGCCACAGCGAGATCGCGGTGGTGATGATGTCGCCGATCACGGGGATCAGGCCGATCAATCCGTCAATGCCATAGCGGATCTTGGTGCCCGGCAGGATGAAGGCGACGTCGAGCAGCTTTGCGATCGCCTCGAGCCGCGCAATCCGCTGCTCGCGCGTGAGATTGGCGAACGGATTGCCTTGACCAAAGTCGAAGCGAAACTCTTGAAACCCATGCTCGATGCTTTCGGGACGGATCTCATGGCCGTCCTGGTCGATGATCGGCCCACGCGCCTCGCGGCCGGAAAAATCGGCGCGCGATCGCGTCCCTGAACGGGACCTGCGTGGCGTGAGAATGTCGTCGTCGGGCATGGTCATGGCCATTGGGAACGCGCGAGCGCAACAGAGGTTGCTGCGCCGCGTCGGAAGGTCGCGCGCTCAGCTCGCCGCCGCCGCAGGCCGCGGCTCCTCGACATAGTGATGCACGAGCCAGGATGACAGCACCGCCGGCACGAAGCCGACCAGGCCGTACAGGATGAACTGCACCGTGCCCGAATCCGACCCGCGCGAGCCGTAGGTCAGCGACGCCAGAATAAAGGCGAACAGGCCGACCAGCAGCATCCGCAGCACCGGCCCGACCCGCCTGACATGCATCAGGATGTCGTCGACCGCGCCGATCATCAGCGACGGCAGGAAGCCGAACAGATAGCTGTATTGCAGCGTCTTGAAGAACACGACGAAGAGCTTGCCGACCTCGCTGAGGCTGGTCTGGGTCCAATAGCCGGACTGGTAGGTCGTCGTCAGCAGCAGCAGGAAGCCGCCCACGAACGGACCAACGAGCGCAAACACCAGATAGCGTTTCATCAAGAACTCCTCAAACCCGAGGGCATTTATAGCAGCGAGCCGGGAACCTTGGATAGCGCCGTTGCGGGCTGCTTAGGGGAACAAGTGGCAAGGCGACGGGTTCAGACTGGAGCTGAAATTCACCGGTCAGATCTGGAGCCGCCCGATGTCTCGTAAACTGTTGTTGCTGGCGACGATCACGCTGACGGCCCTCGGCGGCCTGTCGAACGCACCTGCCTTCGCGCAAGGCCATATGGGCACACCGCAGGAACAGAATGCCTGCTCACGCGATGCCTCGCGGCTGTGTCGCAAGGACCTCGGCAATGACGATGCGGTGCAAAGTTGCCTGCAAGCCAATCGGGCGAAGCTGTCGAAGTCGTGCAGCAAGGTGTTCGCGAGCCACGGCAGGTGAGATCGGCAGGTAAGATCGACTTCGCATTTTGCGTGACGGACGCGCAACAATTGCGAATTCCTTTGCGTCGCCCATTGAAGCTTCGCGACAATCGCGCATACTCGAATCGGGCGGCGCAGCACTTTTCGATTCGAGCATCAAGAGATCGAGCGACCACATGCGGGATTAAGTTCCCGGCGTGAAGGCTGTGACATGCGGCACATCAAGCCGTGTGCGGCGCCCCAAAACCAAGTGGTTCAATCCACGGAACTCGGGGACGCATTCTTCATGACACGCACCATCGCTTCACTGTTCAAAACCACCGCTTCGCTGTTGGCCTTCGCCACCACCGCAATCGTCATCCAGACATCACCCGGCCTCGCCTTTTCGTCCGAAGCGCAGCAGATGTGCGCGGGCGACGCGATGCGGCTGTGCTCCAGTGAAATCCCGGACATCCCGCGCATCAGGGCCTGCATGGTGCACAAAAAGGCGCAGGTCAGCCCCGGCTGCCGCGCCGTGATGGACCGCGAGCATGCAGCCGCCGCCGCAAGCCGCAAGCGGGAAGCGGCGGCGCAGTAGACTGCTCGCTCAATCTCGGTTGGACCGGGCAGCGAGAGGGCTTGCTTCACCTCTCCCCGCTGGGAAGAGGTGAAGCGCCTAGTCGCCCCACTGCGCGAAGGCGTCGTTGAAGGTGCGCTCGCCGGGGGCGCCCTTCTCGATGGCGATGATGGCGCGGCGCTGGTTGGCGTAGACCAGCGGCACGTCGAACCACGAGCGCTCCTTCAGGAGCTGGACGTTGCGGCTGCGGTCGGCGTCGACATTGGAGAGGCCGACCAGGAAGAAGCCGTCGGTAACCTTGACCGCGAGGCCCGCAAGCGGCGTGCCGCGCGCCTGCTCGTTCGACTTCATCAGGATGCCCGGCACGTTGGAGACGCTGCCGCCCGGAAAGTCCGGCGGCAGGATGAAGGTCAGCTCGGCCGTGTGGCTCGCCGGCAGCGACGAGTCGGTGTTGCGGCGGAACGACATCGTCATCTTGAACTTGCGGTCGGGGATCTCGATGTCGGCGCGCACGGCGATGTCGGCCTTCTGGTTGCCCGACGCCTTGATCGGCTCGAGCCGCCACACCACTGAGCCGACATATTGCTTGCCCTTTGGGTCGGACGGATCCTCGTCATAGAGCACGACCTTCTGCGCCACCGGCGCGACCGGCTGGTCGCTGGCCGAAGGCTGGCCGACGCGATCCGGAATCTTCGGCTTGCTCTGCGGCTGCGAGGCATCCTTCGGCGCCTCCACCACCTGGGTGGGTGAGGACTTGAACAAACTGGTCGCGGTCTGGACCAGCTGTTTGCCCCAGAGGATGCCGGCGCCAACCAGGATCAGCACGATGCCGATGGCGATCGCGCTCTTGAACGGGAAGATGGAGCCGGCGCGCCTGGGCTTCTTGACGCCGCGGTCGGGCGCAATGCGCGGACGCGACGACGACGGCTGCGGCGCGTAGCGCTCGGCCTCCTCCATCGACTCGTCATAGGAATAGGGCGCGTCGGGTTCGGCGGCGCGGTTTTCCAGGCTCGGCTCGAGCCGGTCGAATTCCGGCGAGGGCGACGGCACGTTGGCGTAGGTGCGGCGCGCGGCGCGATTGGCCTGCGCGGCAGCGCCACCGAGATCATTGACGTCGGCGGTGATGTCGCGGAAGCCGCGCACGCCCGGCGCCGGCGGCAATGGCGGCGGCGGTCCGCCCTCCTGCGGGCGACGCGGCGGAAAGCGCCCGGCCGGCGGCTCCGGCTGGCGCGGCGCATCGAAACGCGGCGCGCGCGGCGGCCGCGGAGCCTCGTTCTGGTCGTCGCCGCCGAGCGGCGGGCGATCGTTGCGCGGCGGCGGCGCCGCGGGACGGGCCCGCGGCGGCGCGGCCGACTGAGGCGACGCGGGCGGGGTGTTGTCGGCCGCACGGGCGCTGGCCCGGCGGAACGCATCGCCGCTGCCGCTCCCGCTACGGGCGCCACCAGCGGGGCGCGAGGCCTCGCGGGCACGCTGGGCGGCTTCCGATTCGACCTTGCGGACGGCCTCTTCCAGCGACAGCCGTTCGCGGGTGATCTCGGATTCGGAGAGCGGCGGCTGTACGCTGCGCAGCTGCGCGATCAGGGCCGTGCGCGCCCGCTCATAAAGCGCGCGCCGGCTTTCGCCGGGAGCGTTGGGGTCCAGGGCGGTAATAGCGCGGGCGATCAGCGGATAGTAATCAGCCATTTCTACTCAATTATACGCGCGTCCCGGTAAGATATCGTTAAGCCTCAAACGGATTTTGCACCAGGATAGTATCCTCGCGTTCGGGGCTGGTGGAAAGCAGCGCGACCGGACACCCCACCAATTCCTCGATCCGGCGGACATATTTGATGGCCTGGGCCGGCAGGTCGGCCCAGGACCGCGCGCCGGCGGTCGGCTCCTTCCAGCCCTCGATGGTCTCCCAGATCGGCTCGACCCGGGCCTGCGCGCCCTCGCCGGCCGGGAAATGATCGATCTCCTTGCCGTCGAGCTTGTAACCGACGCAGACCTCGATGGAATCGAAGCCGTCGAGAATGTCGAGCTTGGTCAGCGCCAGGCCGGTGATGCCGCAGGTTCGCACGGTCTGGCGGACCAGCACGGCATCGAACCAGCCGCAGCGGCGCTTGCGTCCGGTATTGACCCCGAACTCGCGGCCGCGACGGCCGATCTCCTCGCCGATCTCGTTGAGGAGCTCGGTCGGGAACGGCCCCTGTCCGACACGGGTCGTATAGGCCTTGCAGATGCCGAGCACGTAGCCGACCGCGTTCGGACCGAGACCCGTTCCGGTCGCCGCCTGCGCCGCCACGGTGTTGGACGAGGTCACGTAGGGATAGGTGCCGTGGTCGACGTCGAGCAGCGCGCCCTGCGCGCCTTCGAACAGGATGCGCTTGCCGGCACGCCGCTCGGTATCGAGCAGGCGCCACACGGTTTCCGCATAAGGCAGCAGCTGCGGCGCCAGCGCGCTCAGCTCCTTCAGGATATCGTTGCCGTCGAACTCCGGCAGGTTGAGGCCGCGACGCAAGGCGTTGTGGTGCGCAAGCAGCCGGTCGATCTTGTGCGGCAGCGTGTCGAGATCGGCGAGGTCCATCAGACGGATCGCGCGACGGCCGACCTTGTCCTCATAGGCCGGTCCGATGCCGCGGCGCGTGGTGCCGATCGCCGTCGCCGAATTGGACGATTCGCGCAGCGCATCGAGCTCGCGGTGCAGCGGCAGGATCAGGGTGACGTTCTCCGCGACGCGCAGATTCTCCGGGCCGACCGCAACGCCCTGCCCGCGCAGCTTGGTCACCTCGTCGAGGAAGGCCTGCGCATCGAACACCACGCCGTTGCCGATCACCGCCAGTTTCGACGGGCGCAGCACGCCGGAGGGCAACAGCGCGAGCTTGTAGGTCTCGCCATTGATGACCAACGTATGGCCGGCGTTATGACCGCCCTGGAAGCGCGCGACGATGTCCGCCTGCTCCGACAACCAGTCGACGATCTTGCCCTTTCCTTCGTCGCCCCACTGGGCGCCGACGACGACAACATTGGCCATTCGCGGGTAATCCTTCGAGAATTTTAGATGCGCCCAGCCCAATTCCCGGCCCAAGGCCGTTCGCACGCGAGGCAGCCCCACCGGATAAAGGAAGCAGCCTCTCTAAGCAAGCAAGAACGGGGCTTTTTGAGGACCCAAGGCCCGATACAAGCCTTTGATATCCCCCGAAAATCCGGAAATCTTCCAAGGCGATGCGCCGACCTCGACCAAAGCGCTAGGCGAAGCATCAGCCACCGCATGGTCGCGATGCGCCCGCGCCCGTTGATGCAACCTCGATTTCCGTGTCTTTGAACGGTGCCGGGTCTCGACCGGCCCGGACAGAGCCGGGCGGGAGGCTCAGGCGTATGACGCGGGGCCATAACAATCACAATGTCCGCCACCGGCCAGACCACGAGCGCCGAAACATCCGGTCCGCACTGGATTGCCAACCAGCCTTATCTCCTGCTCAGCATCACCGCGCTGTGCTGGGCCGGCAATGCGGTCGTGGGGCGGCTCGCCGCCGGCCACATCCCGCCGGTGACGCTGTCCTTCCTGCGCTGGACCTTCGCCTTCCTGCTGGTGCTGCCGTTCGCCTGGAAGCATCTCGCCCAGGACTGGCCCGCGATCCGCGGGAAACTCGGCCTGATGATCGTGCTGTCGATCACCGGCATCGGCGCCTTCAACACCCTGCAATATTGGGCGCTGGAGCATACCCAGGCGCTCAACACCCTGCTGCTGCAGTCGGCTGCGCCCCTGATCGTGGCGCTGTGGTCGCTGGTCATCCTCGGCATCCGCCTCACCGCGGCGCAGGCCTTCGGCGTGGCTCTCTCGATGTGCGGCGTGCTCATCATCCTGCTGCATGGCGATATCACCACGCTGTCGAACATCGCCTTCAACAAGGGCGACCTGATCTTCATCGTCGCGCTGATCATCTTCGCGCTCTATTCGGTGCTGACCTTGAAGCGGCCGCCGATCCACGGCCTGTCGTTCCTCGCCTTCACCTTCGGCGCGGGTGCGGCCTGCCTCATTCCGCTGGAGATCTGGGAATTGTCGGCGCGCCCCGTCATGAAGCTCGACGGGCCGAACCTGCTCACCTTGTTCTATGTCGCGGTGTTTCCATCGACGCTTGCCTATCTCTGCTTCAACCGCGGCGTCAGGCTGATCGGCGCCAACCGCGCCGCGCCGTTCTTCCACGTCGTGCCAGTGTTCGGCTCGATCATGGCGATGGCGTTCCTCGGCGAGCACCCGCAGGCCTTCCACTTCATCGGCTTCGCCTTGGTGCTGTCGGGCGTGTTCGTGGCGTCAAGGAAGCAGACGACGGGCTGAGCAGCAGAAAGCGTCACCTCTTCCGCAGCGGTGTTGCAATCAGGTGGCCGTTCGGGTTCCTTGCAATTTGTCCGGGATCAAGGTTCAATAGACGTATTGCTTCCGATCCAATTCCCCAACCTTTGATTGTCAGGGAGAGGCGCATGGGCGCGTTGATGGCCGAGGACGATATCTATATCGGTCCACTGTTTGATCTATTCAATTTGAGGTTTGGTCCGGAGCAAAGAGATCACGAGCTCGAGGCCGGGGGCACATCCGAGATCAAGGCCCTGCAGGACGAATTCGATATCTTCCAGCCAGGGCGGGCATTCGTCGAAAGCGCCAAGCTGCTTGGACTGGGCGGCCTGCACAACAATCGCGCGAAGAACCGCTGGTTCAGCCTGCTGACCTGGCTCGCCAAAGTGCCGTCGGACCAGGACGGAGAAAACGGCGATCAGCGCATCGTGAATGCCATGATCAAGAATTTTGCGCGCAAGTCGCCGCTGCCCTGCTTCATGAAGGCCCATGATTCTCGCGGTCCCGACGGACTGCGGGTCATCGTTCGCGAGGACAACCCGATCTGCTATATTGATCGAACCTACCTCACGATCTCGCTGCCGATGGCGCCCAACGTGCCGCCCAAAGGCAAGGGCAGCGCCAAGAAGAAATCAAAGAAATAGGCGGATCGATGCGTGCCGCTGTCGCCGCAATGGAGCAAGCTCCTCCGGGCGACGGAGGGCTGAGCGGGATCTACGCCGGTATCGCAGCCTATTATTCGGCAAAGATCGCGCGCTTTGGCACGACGCCGGCTGGCGTGGACTGGACCTGCCAGGCCACGCAGGAGCTGCGTTTCGTCCAGCTCCTGAAATTGTGCGACTTCTCATTGCCCTTCTCGCTGAACGATTTCGGCTGCGGCTACGGCGCGCTGATCGCCTATCTTGACCGCCGGCATGGCCACTGCGCCGTCGACTATCTCGGCATCGATGTCTCGGGTGCGATGGTCCGGCGGGCGCGGCGGCTGTGGCGGGACCGCGGCAACACGGCTTTCGCCCTTGGCCATACCAGTCCCCGGATAGCCGACTATGCAGTCGCCAGCGGCATATTCAATGTTGCGCAGGGTCAACCGCACCACGACTGGGAGCGCTTCATCGCGGCGAGCCTCCACGACCTCCATCGCAGCACCAAGCGTGGCTTCGCCGTCAATTTCATGAAGCTGCCCGCAGGTGCGACGGGCCGCCACGGCCTCTACACCACCGAGGCCGCATTCTGGTCAGGCTACTGCGCCAGCCAGTTCAATGCCGCAGCCGAAGTGCATGACGGCTATGGATTGATGGAATTCACGCTCATCGTGCGGAAGGTCTAGACGCGACGAAATCAGGATGAATCGTCATCGCACCTAATCTGTGCGGAAAACCGTTCGCACTTTTCCGGATCGTGCTCTAACCCTCAGGCGCCGACCGACAGTCGCCGTCGCGCTTCCTCCAGCAGGCGCCGATAGATCCCCGCTCCGGTCAGCTCGATCAGAGTCTCAGCACGGTCGACGAGGCGAGCCACCTCACCGTATCCATGCAGATCATTGCTTGCCGCTGCATGCGCAGCGGCAAGCGTGATCGTCGCCCGGCATTCCGGCAAGCGGGCGTGGCGCTCCTGGGCGACCGCGATCGCTTCCCGCGCCTTGTCGATCGCTGCGGCATGGGCGCCCGAACGGAGCTGATAGTCGGCGATGCTCGCAAGCATCTCCGGCTCGATCTCCATGGCGACACTCGCCGCGCGCACGAACTCGACGCCCTCGGTCAGTGACGGGATCGCCGCCTGATAGTTCCGGGCAATGCCCTGCGCCGTGCCGATGCAGGCCAGCGAATAGGCGCGCAGATACGGGCTCGCCTGGCGCGTTGCCAACTCGACCACACGCCAGGCATGGATCGAGGCCATCGCGGGATCGCCGAGACACCAGGCGAGATCGACATGCCCGAGATTGGCGATGAACTGCACGGTCGGATCGATTAGTGTCGGATCGATAGCGAGGATGCGATCGAAGCACAGCCGCGCCTCGTCGAAACGACCCAGCCGAACTAGGATCCGGCCGCGCAGGCTGAGGATCCAGTGCTCGACATTGTAGCCGAGGAACTGGTGCTCGAAGTCGGTGATGGCGGGGACGCCGGCGAGCGCCGCATCGCTTGCGGCGAGCGCTTCGCGCAACAGGCCCGCCCAGCCATAAGCCTGGCTGAGCGAGGCATTGAGTGTCGCAGCGCGGCCGGTGAGTTGACGCGATTCCGTCAGCGCCAGCGCCTGCTTGACCGTGTCGACATAGGCATCGGCCTGCCCACCGCTCGCCCCCGCAATCCGTCCTTCGACGAACAGCAGCAGCGGGATCATGGAATCGTCGCTGTCCTGCGCCCATTCCAAGGCTTCCTGAATGAAGGGCCTCGCGTCCTCCGACGTCATGCCTTCGCGCCAGCCGAGCCATGCGATCTGGCTGCTGGCCGTGATCCTGAGTGCATCACCCGCCGCGCTGCGCTGCTGTCCCGCCTTCAGTGCACGCACCTTGTGCCAATGCCGGATCGCTTCCGCCGGATTGGTCGAGCCGATCCAGCGCGCGGCCCGCGCAGCATATTCGGCCGCGGCATCGACTTCGCCGGCCTGCTCGAAATGGTGCGACAGCAGTGCCGCGAACTCGTCGAGCCGCTCCGGATAGAATTGCTCGATCGCCCCCGCCACGCGCGCGTGCAGAACCGAGCGCCGCGCACGGAGCTGGGTCGAATAGGCGACCTCCTGGATCAGGGGATGACGGAAGCTATAGCCGTGGCCGTCCTGGCCGCCGCGCGCCTGGAGCATCTCGCTGGAACAGAGCCGGAGCAGCGTCGCCTCGAGCTCGGCTGCGGGCAAGCTCGATACGCTTTGCAGGACGGCGAGCTGAAACTCCTTGCCGATGATCGCCGCCGTGTGCAGCAGGTCGCGATCGTCCGGCGCCAGCCGATCGATCCGTGCGCCGATCACGGCCTGCACGGTCGGCGGCAGCATATCCGAGGTGCCGGAGATACCGCGCCGATAGTCGCCCTGCTCGCCGACGATGGCCAGATGCTCGACCAGAGAGCGGATCAGCTCTTCCGCGAAGAACGGGTTGCCGCCGCTGCGCTCTGCAACACGACGCCGTACATCGAAAAGCCCGTCCCCGAGCCCGAGCAACTCGTCGACAAGATCGTCCGTGTCCGTCGGCGAGAGCTCGGCAAGCTCGATCTGCTGGTACAGCGGGCCGCGCATCCAAGGTGCGAAATAGGCCGGCCGAAAATTCACGATCAGGACCGTCTTGGTGGCGGTCACCGCGTCGACGAGCGTCGCGACAAACTCCTCGCTCGCCAGATCGAGCCAATGCAGATCCTCGATGATGATTACCGACGCCAACGCGCCGCGCTGGCGAATCATGTGCCGGATGATCTCGAACAGACGGATGTTGCGGGCGCGCGGACCGAGCAAGGGGGGCGGGCCCTGGCCGTGCCTGATACCCAGAAAATCGCAGACCAGCCGCAAGTCCGCCTCGAAACTCGAACCGAGTTCGGCAAGGCGCGTGGCGATCTGCTTCACCGCCAGATCGGGATCGTCGTCCGGCGAGACGTTGAAATAGGTCGAGCGCAAGAACTCCAGCACCGGCTGTAGCGGCGTTGCCGCGCCATAGGGCTGCGCGCGGGCTTCGAACACCGGAATGAGACGCGCGCGGCACCACTCCGCGAACTCGTAGCACAGCCGGCTCTTGCCCGTGCCGGGCGGGCCGACGATGCCGGTGACGCGCGAGCCACCAGTCTCCACAGCCGCCAGGGTCCGCTGTAGCAGAGCCATCTCCCGCTCGCGCCCGCGGAACGTCGCCAGGGCTACGCCGCGGAATTGCTGGCTGGCGACCGCCGGCTTGAGGTTCTTCAGGAGATAAAGTTCGATCGGCTCCGGCACGCCGCGCAGGCGGTGACGGCCGAGCGGGCCGACATCACAGAACGAGCGCACCAGCCGATAGGTCTCGTCCGTCAGGCAGATCTCGCCCGGCTCTGCCTTGGCCGGCAGGCGGCTTGCCAGATGAATGGTGAGGCCGTAGGCGCCGTGCTCGGTGACGGTGTCGACGAGCGGAGCATCCGCGACGATCTCGCCGGAATGCAGGCCGATGCGGACCGACATGGCATCGTCGCGCCCGCGAAACGTGTCCCGGATCGCCAGCGCCGCCTCGCAGGCCAGCAGGGCGTGGCCCTCTTGCGCACGCGGCGCGCCGAAAAAGGCGAGGATTCCGTCGCCGAGCGTTCGCACCACCGTTCCCTCGAACCGGCCAACGGAGTCGCACATCGCGTCGAGCGCGGGCTTGAGGCGCTGCATGGCATCTTCGGCGGTGAGCCCGGCAACGATCTCGGTCGAGCTGACCAGATCAGCAAACAGCACCGTCACCTGCTTCAACTCGCCCCGAACCGGTCTGGCGGAATGCCCCGCCGGTGCCGTGATTGGTCTGCTCGTGGCACTCAGGGCCGTGCCGCAGCCGCCGCAAAAGCCTGAGCCGGGCGGGCTGAGGCGACCACAGGTGGGACACGCCATCGGCAGAGCCGAGCCGCAGCCGTGACAGAAGCGATTCGTCGCCGGGTTGTCTCCGCCGCAACGCTCACAAAGCATCTGATCTCCGAAACGAAACCAAAATCGGCCAGGAGAAAGCATCCCCGCGACGCCTCATGCCGGGCCGGCGATGCCCCGACACGCGCGTCACCCGCCAAAGGCACCATCTTTGGCAGCCCCATGCAACCGGTTAGTTCACATTTGGCGCGCAGTGCTGTGCCAAAAAAGTCGGAAAACTCGTTCTGATGCGGGCTCCTGGCGGCAAGGCGGCGACGTCAGCCGGCGTTGAACTTGCCGTAGGCCTCCCTCGTCGCAATAATCACGTGCTCGGCGCAGCCGTTGACGCGATGCGGATCGGCCTCGCGCTCGTAGGCTTCCGACGTCATCATGTCGAGGAACGCCGCGACGGACGGATAGAAGACCAGCGCGACGAAATCCCAGTCGTTGCCGGCATGCGGCCCGAGCGCGATCGCCTTGGCCTCGCCGGTCCACAGAAGCGTGCCGCCGCGCGCCTTGATCATGGGCACGGTGATTGCGCTGTAGCGCAGATACGCGTCCCAGCCGGAGCCAGCACCGTCGCGCGAGCGCGCGTGAAAGCGCATTAGGTTCAGCATCACCACCGGCGCATGCCGGTCGAGCCGTTCGAGTCCCTGAATGTTCAACATATTAACCGCCAATGACGCCTCCTCCGGTCATGCCTGCATCGTAGCATTGCGGTGGCGTGACTTGTGTCACGACAGCGATCCAGCGCAAGCTCGTATCCAACGCCAATGACGATTGCTTCACCCGCGCCAAAGGCCTTCAATCCGGTCAGTTGGCTCAACAACCAACCTTATCTGCTGCTCAGC
This portion of the Bradyrhizobium diazoefficiens genome encodes:
- a CDS encoding DMT family transporter; the protein is MSATGQTTSAETSGPHWIANQPYLLLSITALCWAGNAVVGRLAAGHIPPVTLSFLRWTFAFLLVLPFAWKHLAQDWPAIRGKLGLMIVLSITGIGAFNTLQYWALEHTQALNTLLLQSAAPLIVALWSLVILGIRLTAAQAFGVALSMCGVLIILLHGDITTLSNIAFNKGDLIFIVALIIFALYSVLTLKRPPIHGLSFLAFTFGAGAACLIPLEIWELSARPVMKLDGPNLLTLFYVAVFPSTLAYLCFNRGVRLIGANRAAPFFHVVPVFGSIMAMAFLGEHPQAFHFIGFALVLSGVFVASRKQTTG
- a CDS encoding class I SAM-dependent methyltransferase, encoding MRAAVAAMEQAPPGDGGLSGIYAGIAAYYSAKIARFGTTPAGVDWTCQATQELRFVQLLKLCDFSLPFSLNDFGCGYGALIAYLDRRHGHCAVDYLGIDVSGAMVRRARRLWRDRGNTAFALGHTSPRIADYAVASGIFNVAQGQPHHDWERFIAASLHDLHRSTKRGFAVNFMKLPAGATGRHGLYTTEAAFWSGYCASQFNAAAEVHDGYGLMEFTLIVRKV
- a CDS encoding adenylosuccinate synthase — its product is MANVVVVGAQWGDEGKGKIVDWLSEQADIVARFQGGHNAGHTLVINGETYKLALLPSGVLRPSKLAVIGNGVVFDAQAFLDEVTKLRGQGVAVGPENLRVAENVTLILPLHRELDALRESSNSATAIGTTRRGIGPAYEDKVGRRAIRLMDLADLDTLPHKIDRLLAHHNALRRGLNLPEFDGNDILKELSALAPQLLPYAETVWRLLDTERRAGKRILFEGAQGALLDVDHGTYPYVTSSNTVAAQAATGTGLGPNAVGYVLGICKAYTTRVGQGPFPTELLNEIGEEIGRRGREFGVNTGRKRRCGWFDAVLVRQTVRTCGITGLALTKLDILDGFDSIEVCVGYKLDGKEIDHFPAGEGAQARVEPIWETIEGWKEPTAGARSWADLPAQAIKYVRRIEELVGCPVALLSTSPEREDTILVQNPFEA
- a CDS encoding DUF3309 family protein, whose amino-acid sequence is MSLGTILIILVIIYLLGGWSGRIGGYGYGMGHSGMGIGGVVLVVLLVLLLLGKL
- a CDS encoding DUF4112 domain-containing protein, whose product is MTMPDDDILTPRRSRSGTRSRADFSGREARGPIIDQDGHEIRPESIEHGFQEFRFDFGQGNPFANLTREQRIARLEAIAKLLDVAFILPGTKIRYGIDGLIGLIPVIGDIITTAISLWLVREARALGAPWYITARMLGNVAVDGVVGIVPFVGDAFDVMFRANMRNVRLLRRWLDKQPRM
- a CDS encoding AAA family ATPase, which translates into the protein MLSPGRFWFRFGDQMLCERCGGDNPATNRFCHGCGSALPMACPTCGRLSPPGSGFCGGCGTALSATSRPITAPAGHSARPVRGELKQVTVLFADLVSSTEIVAGLTAEDAMQRLKPALDAMCDSVGRFEGTVVRTLGDGILAFFGAPRAQEGHALLACEAALAIRDTFRGRDDAMSVRIGLHSGEIVADAPLVDTVTEHGAYGLTIHLASRLPAKAEPGEICLTDETYRLVRSFCDVGPLGRHRLRGVPEPIELYLLKNLKPAVASQQFRGVALATFRGREREMALLQRTLAAVETGGSRVTGIVGPPGTGKSRLCYEFAEWCRARLIPVFEARAQPYGAATPLQPVLEFLRSTYFNVSPDDDPDLAVKQIATRLAELGSSFEADLRLVCDFLGIRHGQGPPPLLGPRARNIRLFEIIRHMIRQRGALASVIIIEDLHWLDLASEEFVATLVDAVTATKTVLIVNFRPAYFAPWMRGPLYQQIELAELSPTDTDDLVDELLGLGDGLFDVRRRVAERSGGNPFFAEELIRSLVEHLAIVGEQGDYRRGISGTSDMLPPTVQAVIGARIDRLAPDDRDLLHTAAIIGKEFQLAVLQSVSSLPAAELEATLLRLCSSEMLQARGGQDGHGYSFRHPLIQEVAYSTQLRARRSVLHARVAGAIEQFYPERLDEFAALLSHHFEQAGEVDAAAEYAARAARWIGSTNPAEAIRHWHKVRALKAGQQRSAAGDALRITASSQIAWLGWREGMTSEDARPFIQEALEWAQDSDDSMIPLLLFVEGRIAGASGGQADAYVDTVKQALALTESRQLTGRAATLNASLSQAYGWAGLLREALAASDAALAGVPAITDFEHQFLGYNVEHWILSLRGRILVRLGRFDEARLCFDRILAIDPTLIDPTVQFIANLGHVDLAWCLGDPAMASIHAWRVVELATRQASPYLRAYSLACIGTAQGIARNYQAAIPSLTEGVEFVRAASVAMEIEPEMLASIADYQLRSGAHAAAIDKAREAIAVAQERHARLPECRATITLAAAHAAASNDLHGYGEVARLVDRAETLIELTGAGIYRRLLEEARRRLSVGA
- a CDS encoding DUF5413 family protein; translated protein: MKRYLVFALVGPFVGGFLLLLTTTYQSGYWTQTSLSEVGKLFVVFFKTLQYSYLFGFLPSLMIGAVDDILMHVRRVGPVLRMLLVGLFAFILASLTYGSRGSDSGTVQFILYGLVGFVPAVLSSWLVHHYVEEPRPAAAAS
- a CDS encoding DUF1330 domain-containing protein, which gives rise to MLNIQGLERLDRHAPVVMLNLMRFHARSRDGAGSGWDAYLRYSAITVPMIKARGGTLLWTGEAKAIALGPHAGNDWDFVALVFYPSVAAFLDMMTSEAYEREADPHRVNGCAEHVIIATREAYGKFNAG